The following coding sequences lie in one Musa acuminata AAA Group cultivar baxijiao chromosome BXJ3-1, Cavendish_Baxijiao_AAA, whole genome shotgun sequence genomic window:
- the LOC135628564 gene encoding zinc finger protein ZAT6-like, whose protein sequence is MAVDAVEETPSPSPSSSPPPPYQVGSTTKGKRSKRPRPSPSSSPEVPDEDADRLSRRRLNTEEEFYALCLVMLSRDVGGGAAFEHEHVPPPPLPSPPPKAQSYGCSVCGKAFPSYQALGGHKTSHRKPAATTAAARGDDAASVSNGGGAPVVVAGSLGKLHECSVCHKSFPTGQALGGHMRCHYDGVIGGRATAGTAITATAASSSGAASSGRDRGFDLNRPPQPQLRETGLVGRLSAARKEEGEEVLSPLLLTPKKARPLAAAVKADMEPPLPTLISFI, encoded by the coding sequence ATGGCCGTAGATGCCGTAGAAGAGACGCCCTCGCCGTCGCCATCGTCGTCGCCGCCACCGCCCTACCAGGTGGGGTCCACGACGAAGGGGAAGCGGTCGAAGCGCCCCCGCCCCTCCCCCTCTTCTTCTCCGGAAGTTCCCGATGAGGACGCTGACCGCCTCTCCCGCCGCCGCCTCAACACCGAGGAGGAGTTCTACGCCCTTTGCCTCGTGATGCTCTCCCGCGACGTCGGTGGCGGAGCAGCGTTCGAACACGAACATgtgccaccgccgccgctgccctcGCCGCCTCCGAAAGCACAGTCCTATGGGTGCTCCGTGTGCGGGAAGGCGTTCCCGTCCTACCAGGCTCTCGGGGGGCACAAGACCAGCCACCGGAAGCCCGCAGCCACGACAGCGGCGGCGAGAGGTGATGACGCCGCCTCGGTCTCGAACGGTGGCGGAGCTCCTGTCGTGGTCGCAGGATCACTGGGGAAGCTTCACGAGTGCTCGGTGTGCCACAAGTCGTTCCCGACGGGGCAGGCGCTGGGCGGGCACATGAGGTGCCACTACGACGGCGTCATCGGCGGCCGTGCCACTGCTGGAACCGCGATCACCGCGACGGCGGCGTCATCTTCAGGGGCGGCGAGCTCGGGGAGGGACCGGGGGTTCGACCTGAAccggccaccacagccgcagcttcGAGAGACGGGTCTCGTCGGCAGGTTGAGTGCAGCAAGgaaagaggagggggaggaggtgtTGAGCCCTCTGTTGCTGACCCCAAAGAAGGCACGTCCGTTGGCGGCGGCGGTAAAAGCCGACATGGAACCACCGCTACCGACCCTAATTAGTTTCATATGA